A window of uncultured Litoreibacter sp. contains these coding sequences:
- a CDS encoding carbohydrate ABC transporter permease codes for MRRTPFQTILLYATVFAAAIIILFPVYWLLITALSSTDELSGLPPTFWPAAPDWGVFARVLDEKPIPAWMLNSTLAALGAVSLSMVVSVLAGYSLSRFDVKGSHELGLFILTAKMLPATLMVIPLFAVFRSFGMIGSLWTVIIAQATLIIPFTTWMLKGYFDTIPKELEQAAMVDGCTPISAMVRVVLPISAPGLAATALYAFVLSWSEYAYARTFLVSDKNNWTANLGVATMRGEYTSEWNEIAAASVFVAIPIIIIYLFLERYLVGGLTAGSEK; via the coding sequence ATGCGACGCACGCCTTTTCAAACCATCCTGCTCTACGCAACTGTATTTGCGGCAGCGATCATCATTTTGTTCCCGGTCTACTGGCTTTTGATCACGGCACTGTCCAGCACCGACGAGCTTTCCGGGCTACCGCCAACCTTCTGGCCCGCCGCGCCCGATTGGGGCGTGTTCGCGCGCGTGCTCGACGAAAAGCCGATCCCGGCATGGATGCTTAATTCCACACTGGCCGCCCTTGGAGCGGTCAGCCTGTCGATGGTCGTTTCTGTTCTGGCGGGTTACAGCCTGTCGCGATTTGACGTCAAAGGCAGCCACGAGTTGGGCTTGTTCATACTGACGGCCAAGATGCTGCCGGCTACATTAATGGTGATCCCTCTTTTCGCGGTGTTTCGCAGCTTTGGCATGATCGGCAGCCTTTGGACCGTCATCATCGCGCAGGCCACGCTGATCATTCCCTTCACCACCTGGATGCTGAAGGGCTATTTCGACACGATTCCGAAAGAACTGGAGCAGGCCGCAATGGTCGACGGGTGCACGCCAATCAGTGCAATGGTGCGCGTGGTGCTGCCAATCTCGGCGCCCGGGCTGGCTGCGACTGCGCTTTATGCCTTTGTCCTTAGCTGGTCGGAATACGCCTATGCGCGGACGTTTCTGGTGTCGGACAAGAATAATTGGACCGCGAACCTGGGCGTCGCCACGATGCGCGGGGAATATACATCGGAATGGAACGAGATTGCTGCGGCCTCGGTCTTTGTCGCGATACCGATCATCATCATCTACCTCTTCCTTGAACGCTACCTTGTCGGTGGGTTGACCGCCGGGTCGGAGAAATAA
- a CDS encoding alpha-hydroxy acid oxidase yields MDLHSKYPGIADLRRAARKRIPHFVWEYLDSATGDEMTAKRNRTALDEILFKASILHGEFAPDLTTTLLGRGFPLPFGIAPVGMSGLIWPGAERMLADTAKDIGIPYAMSTVATQTPEDIAPHLGDHAWFQMYPPRDEAIRDDMISRAKAAGFSTLILTVDVPVASRRERQTRGGLTQPPQLTPRLAMQAANCPIWLNGIRQTGMPRMKTLDKYSDFKGQLPSTEHIGYLLRTSPDWDYLKRLRDAWDGPLIVKGVTQADDAARLQDEGVDAIWISNHAGRQFDGAQGAITALPHVRAATTLPVIFDSGIESGLDIIRALALGADFVMLGRAWHYALGAVGKHGPAHLADMLRKDMEANMGQLGTKTLQDLPHRLL; encoded by the coding sequence ATGGACCTGCACAGCAAATATCCCGGCATCGCTGACCTGCGCCGCGCCGCCCGCAAACGCATCCCGCATTTCGTGTGGGAATACCTGGACAGCGCCACCGGTGATGAAATGACCGCCAAACGCAACCGCACTGCGTTGGACGAGATCCTGTTCAAAGCCTCGATCCTGCACGGCGAGTTCGCACCCGACCTGACCACCACACTTTTGGGTCGTGGCTTCCCGCTGCCTTTTGGCATCGCGCCCGTGGGCATGTCCGGCCTGATCTGGCCCGGCGCAGAACGGATGTTGGCGGACACGGCCAAAGACATCGGCATCCCCTATGCCATGTCCACCGTCGCCACCCAAACCCCTGAAGACATCGCGCCGCATTTGGGCGACCACGCATGGTTCCAGATGTACCCGCCACGGGACGAAGCGATCCGCGACGACATGATATCCCGAGCCAAAGCAGCCGGTTTCAGCACCCTTATCCTGACCGTCGACGTCCCCGTCGCCAGCAGAAGAGAGCGCCAAACCCGCGGCGGCCTCACGCAACCGCCCCAGCTGACCCCGCGCCTGGCCATGCAGGCCGCAAACTGTCCCATCTGGCTCAACGGCATCCGCCAGACCGGCATGCCGCGCATGAAAACGCTCGACAAATATTCGGACTTCAAGGGTCAACTGCCCTCGACGGAACATATCGGCTATCTGCTCAGAACTTCGCCCGACTGGGATTACCTCAAGCGCCTGCGCGACGCATGGGACGGCCCACTCATTGTCAAAGGTGTCACGCAAGCCGACGACGCTGCCCGGCTGCAGGATGAAGGCGTCGACGCGATCTGGATCTCCAACCATGCGGGCCGCCAGTTTGACGGCGCCCAAGGCGCCATCACCGCGCTGCCGCATGTGCGCGCCGCCACCACGCTCCCCGTCATCTTCGACAGCGGCATAGAGTCAGGCCTCGACATCATCCGCGCCCTCGCATTGGGCGCCGATTTCGTCATGCTCGGACGTGCGTGGCATTATGCGCTGGGTGCCGTTGGCAAGCACGGCCCCGCCCATCTGGCTGACATGCTGCGCAAGGATATGGAAGCCAATATGGGCCAACTTGGCACCAAAACCCTGCAGGATCTGCCACACCGCCTGCTTTAG
- a CDS encoding mandelate racemase/muconate lactonizing enzyme family protein has product MPDVVASVEVFTLTQTRETPYLGERLPGEEVNAKGYLVRKDNRTVYPTFDRSVLVRIETRQGVIGWGETYGIVAPGAVAAIINDLLVDFTIGRDPTDPSAIYDDLYDLMRVRGYTGGFYVDALAAIDIALWDIAGKQASKPVAEMLGGVVHGQIPAYVSGLPEVTLDARCALAVSWQAKGYSDFKFASPMANQGVEAELRALRAALGSDARIAADLHWNHTADEAISLITAMEPHGLWFAEAPVRTEGIGALEQVSKSVETPVAVGEEWRTDHDMRQRVERCRIAIVQPEMGHKGITNFMRIGKMAAAHGIDVLPHATIGAGIFLAASLQASSALEAVIGHEFQHSIFEPNRWLLTGDMDCAAGAYSPPTGPGLGVEPTRKALDLLQQI; this is encoded by the coding sequence TTGCCTGATGTCGTCGCATCCGTAGAGGTCTTCACCCTCACACAAACGCGGGAAACGCCCTATCTGGGCGAGCGCTTGCCCGGTGAGGAGGTAAACGCCAAAGGATATCTGGTGCGCAAAGACAATCGCACTGTCTATCCGACCTTTGACCGCTCGGTTCTTGTAAGGATCGAAACAAGGCAGGGCGTTATCGGATGGGGCGAGACCTATGGGATCGTGGCGCCCGGCGCGGTCGCGGCCATCATCAACGATTTGCTGGTTGATTTCACAATCGGACGAGACCCGACTGACCCATCCGCGATTTATGACGACCTTTACGATCTGATGCGCGTGCGCGGCTATACGGGCGGTTTCTACGTGGATGCGCTTGCGGCCATCGACATCGCCTTATGGGACATTGCGGGCAAACAGGCGTCCAAGCCGGTTGCCGAGATGCTTGGCGGCGTGGTTCATGGCCAAATCCCGGCCTATGTGTCGGGCCTGCCGGAAGTCACACTGGATGCGCGCTGCGCGCTGGCGGTAAGCTGGCAGGCAAAGGGGTATTCCGATTTCAAGTTCGCTTCGCCGATGGCAAATCAGGGCGTAGAGGCCGAATTGCGCGCTCTTCGCGCGGCCTTGGGGTCAGACGCGCGGATAGCGGCCGATTTGCACTGGAACCATACCGCCGACGAGGCAATATCGCTGATCACCGCCATGGAGCCGCATGGGCTCTGGTTCGCGGAAGCACCGGTCAGGACCGAGGGGATCGGGGCATTGGAACAGGTGAGCAAATCAGTGGAAACACCCGTCGCCGTGGGCGAGGAATGGCGCACCGATCATGACATGCGCCAACGGGTCGAGCGGTGCAGGATCGCGATTGTTCAGCCCGAGATGGGCCACAAGGGTATCACCAATTTCATGCGTATAGGAAAAATGGCGGCAGCGCATGGCATCGATGTTCTGCCCCATGCAACCATCGGGGCGGGCATTTTCTTGGCCGCAAGCCTTCAGGCCAGTTCTGCGCTTGAAGCCGTCATTGGTCACGAGTTTCAGCACTCGATCTTCGAGCCGAACCGCTGGTTGCTGACTGGCGACATGGACTGCGCGGCAGGCGCCTATTCACCACCGACAGGGCCCGGACTGGGCGTCGAACCGACAAGGAAGGCGCTAGATCTTCTGCAACAAATTTAA
- a CDS encoding ATP-dependent helicase, protein MSSSDDFDAFEAAASAPAGVPLSQRAFGAAVASRATPYLDGLNDAQREAVEALGGPVLMLAGAGTGKTRALTARIAHLLTTGSARPNEILAVTFTNKAAREMKDRVGKLLGEQVEGVPWLGTFHSICVKLLRRHAELVGLKSNFTILDTDDQLRLLKQLIAAENVDDKRWPARMLAGLIDTWKNRAWTPEALPASEAGAYDNRGGEFYAAYQQRLKTLNAVDFGDLLLHMVTIFQSHEDVLAQYQRWFRYILVDEYQDTNVAQYLWLRLLAAGHKNICCVGDDDQSIYGWRGAEVGNILRFEKDFVGAKIVKLEQNYRSTEHILAAASGVIAGNKGRLGKTLYTEAKGGEKVRLIGHWDGEEEARWVGDELEAMQRGTRGMDPMSLDDMAILVRASHQMRAFEDRFLTIGLPYRVIGGPRFYERMEIRDAMAYFRLAVSPEDDLAFERIVNTPKRGLGDKAQQKIQMTARSNGVSLHEGARILLMAKGLGGKGAVELQKLVDGIDRWSAQIRGEADTHIETSEMILEESGYTEMWQNDKTPEAPGRLENLKELIKALEGFENLQGFLEHISLVMDNDTENAGEQVSIMTLHGAKGLEFPAVFLPGWEDGLFPSQRSMDESGLKGLEEERRLAYVGITRAEQFCTISFAGNRRVYGQWQSQLPSRFIDELPEDHVEVLTPPGLYGHQGGGRDHMMGSLAGSDLHDKAANANVYNSPGWRRLQERQGQRGMSQPRESKNMVIDAQAVSAFTTGDRVFHQKFGYGSVEAIEGDKLDIAFDKAGSKKVVGKFLVAAESAGDVPF, encoded by the coding sequence ATGAGCAGCTCTGACGATTTTGACGCCTTCGAGGCGGCCGCGAGCGCGCCTGCGGGCGTGCCTTTGTCTCAACGTGCGTTCGGGGCGGCGGTCGCGTCGCGGGCCACGCCCTATCTGGACGGGTTGAACGACGCGCAGCGCGAGGCGGTCGAGGCCCTCGGCGGCCCGGTGCTGATGCTGGCGGGCGCGGGCACCGGCAAGACGCGGGCGCTGACGGCGCGGATTGCGCATTTGCTGACAACAGGCTCGGCGCGGCCCAATGAGATACTGGCGGTGACCTTCACCAACAAAGCGGCGCGCGAGATGAAGGACCGCGTGGGCAAGCTGTTGGGCGAGCAGGTGGAGGGGGTGCCCTGGCTGGGCACGTTTCATTCGATCTGCGTGAAGCTGTTGCGCCGCCATGCAGAGCTGGTCGGGTTGAAGTCGAATTTCACCATCCTGGACACGGATGACCAGCTGCGGCTTTTGAAGCAATTGATCGCCGCGGAGAATGTTGACGACAAACGCTGGCCCGCGCGGATGCTGGCGGGGCTGATCGACACCTGGAAGAACCGCGCCTGGACGCCGGAGGCTTTGCCTGCCTCCGAGGCGGGGGCCTATGACAACCGGGGGGGCGAATTCTATGCTGCCTACCAGCAACGGCTAAAGACGCTGAACGCGGTCGATTTCGGCGACCTGCTGCTGCACATGGTGACGATCTTTCAGAGCCACGAAGACGTGCTCGCGCAGTATCAACGTTGGTTCCGCTACATCCTTGTGGACGAGTATCAGGATACCAACGTGGCACAGTATCTGTGGCTGCGGCTCTTGGCGGCCGGGCACAAGAATATCTGCTGCGTCGGCGATGACGACCAGTCGATCTATGGCTGGCGAGGTGCGGAAGTCGGCAACATTTTGCGGTTCGAGAAGGATTTCGTAGGCGCCAAAATTGTTAAACTGGAACAAAACTACCGATCGACGGAACATATTCTGGCGGCCGCCTCAGGGGTTATTGCGGGCAACAAAGGCCGGTTGGGCAAAACGCTATATACCGAGGCCAAGGGCGGCGAAAAGGTCCGCCTGATCGGCCATTGGGACGGCGAGGAAGAGGCGCGCTGGGTTGGCGATGAACTTGAAGCCATGCAGCGCGGTACACGTGGAATGGACCCGATGTCGCTCGACGACATGGCAATCTTGGTGCGCGCGTCGCACCAGATGCGGGCGTTTGAAGATCGGTTCCTGACGATTGGGCTGCCATACCGGGTGATCGGCGGGCCGCGGTTTTACGAGCGGATGGAGATCCGCGACGCCATGGCCTATTTCCGGCTGGCGGTCAGTCCTGAGGATGATCTGGCGTTTGAGCGGATCGTGAACACGCCCAAGCGCGGACTTGGCGACAAGGCGCAGCAGAAAATTCAGATGACGGCGCGCAGCAACGGCGTGTCGCTGCATGAAGGTGCGCGGATTTTGCTGATGGCCAAGGGGCTGGGCGGCAAGGGTGCGGTTGAGTTGCAAAAGCTGGTGGATGGGATCGACCGCTGGTCGGCCCAAATCAGGGGCGAGGCGGATACGCATATTGAGACCTCTGAGATGATATTGGAGGAATCCGGCTACACCGAGATGTGGCAGAACGACAAAACGCCCGAGGCGCCTGGACGGCTGGAGAACCTCAAGGAGCTGATCAAGGCGTTGGAGGGGTTCGAGAATCTTCAGGGGTTCCTGGAACATATCTCGCTCGTGATGGACAACGATACGGAAAACGCCGGTGAGCAGGTCTCGATCATGACGCTGCACGGGGCCAAGGGGCTGGAGTTTCCCGCCGTATTCCTGCCGGGCTGGGAGGATGGGTTGTTCCCCTCGCAGCGGTCTATGGATGAGAGCGGGTTGAAAGGTTTGGAAGAAGAACGCCGGCTGGCCTATGTGGGCATTACGCGGGCGGAGCAGTTTTGCACGATTTCTTTTGCGGGCAACCGCAGGGTTTACGGGCAGTGGCAGTCGCAGCTGCCGTCGCGGTTCATTGATGAGCTTCCCGAGGATCATGTAGAGGTGCTGACCCCGCCGGGGCTTTATGGCCATCAGGGCGGCGGGCGGGATCACATGATGGGCTCGCTGGCGGGCAGTGATCTGCATGACAAGGCGGCGAATGCCAATGTTTACAATTCGCCGGGCTGGCGCCGGCTGCAGGAGCGGCAGGGGCAGCGGGGGATGAGCCAGCCTCGGGAGAGCAAGAATATGGTGATCGACGCGCAGGCGGTGTCGGCTTTCACGACGGGGGACCGGGTGTTTCACCAGAAATTCGGCTACGGCTCGGTAGAGGCGATTGAGGGCGACAAGCTGGACATCGCTTTTGATAAGGCCGGCTCAAAGAAGGTGGTTGGCAAGTTTCTTGTGGCGGCTGAGTCCGCCGGAGATGTGCCGTTCTAG
- a CDS encoding sugar ABC transporter substrate-binding protein codes for MKSLLKTVVCTAATAALLSTTALTAAQAETLRFISWQNDDGGMGDWWRAAIAKFEAENPGTSVDFTKVDRGSYADTMTTLFAGGQPPHIVHLASFEYQNFAENGWMENLDPWFEKDGIDMTGWAGQSTCVWKGETACVMLLYFGFVMGYNEKILAEAGLEVPTTWDEYLNVVRATTKDLNGDGITDQFGTGHETVGGAGQYLTELLNYVLSAGAYWTDKEGNVTMDTPEMIEGLTRYKTIIDEGLSPRDMKSGDVRNLFADGKMAIRLDGPWIYPIMQKGAAASDLKIAVPAMSPPVGGSSNVLGMASEISDDEKELVWKFMKIVMSPEFQRTYATEAGNTPPSPAADLSGVEESVPHFPLLVETQQAAAAAGVDRIPTGLEIQYGEFGKMVQEEVLRMIIEDLDPADVVKVLQEKAVAIQNG; via the coding sequence ATGAAATCCTTACTCAAGACAGTCGTTTGCACCGCTGCAACGGCAGCGCTGCTGTCGACAACGGCGCTGACAGCGGCACAGGCCGAGACCTTGCGCTTCATCTCGTGGCAAAACGACGATGGCGGAATGGGCGACTGGTGGCGCGCGGCCATCGCCAAGTTCGAGGCCGAAAACCCCGGAACTTCGGTAGACTTCACCAAGGTCGACCGGGGCAGCTATGCCGACACCATGACCACGCTCTTCGCAGGCGGCCAGCCGCCGCATATTGTTCACCTGGCTTCGTTCGAATATCAAAACTTCGCCGAGAACGGCTGGATGGAGAATCTCGACCCCTGGTTCGAGAAAGACGGCATCGACATGACGGGCTGGGCTGGTCAAAGCACCTGCGTCTGGAAAGGTGAAACGGCCTGCGTGATGCTGCTCTATTTTGGCTTCGTCATGGGCTACAACGAAAAAATCCTGGCCGAGGCGGGGCTCGAGGTTCCGACCACTTGGGACGAATACTTGAACGTCGTGCGTGCCACGACAAAGGACCTCAATGGCGACGGCATCACCGATCAGTTCGGCACCGGTCATGAAACCGTTGGCGGCGCTGGCCAGTATCTGACCGAACTTCTGAACTATGTCCTCAGCGCGGGCGCTTACTGGACCGACAAGGAGGGCAACGTCACGATGGACACGCCCGAGATGATCGAGGGTCTGACCCGCTACAAGACGATCATTGACGAAGGCTTGTCGCCTCGCGACATGAAGTCGGGCGATGTTCGCAACCTTTTTGCCGATGGCAAGATGGCGATCCGTCTGGATGGCCCTTGGATTTATCCGATCATGCAAAAGGGTGCCGCGGCGAGTGATCTGAAGATCGCGGTTCCGGCGATGAGCCCTCCGGTCGGTGGCTCGTCCAACGTCTTGGGCATGGCAAGCGAGATTTCGGATGACGAAAAAGAGCTTGTCTGGAAGTTCATGAAGATCGTCATGTCGCCTGAATTCCAGCGCACTTACGCAACGGAAGCAGGCAACACGCCGCCAAGCCCGGCCGCTGATTTGTCTGGTGTCGAGGAGAGCGTGCCGCACTTCCCGCTTCTGGTGGAAACGCAACAGGCCGCTGCTGCGGCTGGCGTCGACCGAATTCCGACCGGCCTGGAAATCCAGTACGGCGAGTTTGGCAAGATGGTGCAGGAAGAAGTCCTGCGCATGATCATCGAAGACCTTGATCCCGCCGACGTCGTGAAAGTGTTGCAGGAAAAAGCCGTCGCGATCCAGAACGGCTAA
- a CDS encoding dihydrodipicolinate synthase family protein, giving the protein MTNTLSGILPVVPTPYQDGGGVDEGAMARLVEYAIGSGVDGLVFPGFASEVEHLTAQERRDLLGKVVHETAGKVPIIAGASAETAEDVIDHGKVASELGVRWLMIQPPKSIGSDAEAVIAFLGQVAAALPDARIILQNAPAPRGSDLSPATILDVARAVPQVAYVKEETLPAGPAISEIMAHRPDTLLGAIGGGGARYVLDEYARGACAAMPAIEISGEHVELDRAWRSGNQAKAREIYVKTLPLLALQAVYRMRLTKHVMIRRGVLENTIVRAPTPELDELATADIDANLLELGIISRQEDLIA; this is encoded by the coding sequence ATGACGAACACGCTATCTGGAATTCTGCCAGTGGTCCCTACGCCATACCAGGATGGCGGCGGCGTGGATGAAGGCGCCATGGCGCGGCTGGTGGAATACGCGATTGGCTCTGGTGTTGACGGGCTCGTCTTTCCCGGGTTCGCCAGCGAGGTTGAGCATTTGACAGCGCAGGAACGGCGCGACCTGTTGGGCAAAGTTGTGCACGAGACGGCGGGCAAGGTGCCCATCATTGCCGGAGCCAGCGCCGAGACGGCGGAGGACGTCATCGACCATGGGAAAGTGGCGAGCGAACTGGGCGTTCGATGGTTGATGATCCAGCCGCCCAAAAGCATAGGGTCGGACGCAGAAGCGGTGATAGCGTTTCTTGGCCAAGTCGCCGCCGCCCTTCCCGACGCCCGGATCATTTTGCAGAACGCGCCAGCACCACGGGGGTCTGATCTGTCGCCCGCCACCATTCTCGACGTGGCGCGCGCTGTGCCGCAGGTTGCCTATGTGAAGGAAGAAACGCTGCCCGCTGGTCCGGCGATCTCCGAGATCATGGCCCATAGACCCGACACGCTTTTGGGTGCCATCGGCGGTGGAGGCGCGCGCTATGTTCTGGACGAATACGCCCGCGGTGCCTGCGCCGCCATGCCCGCGATTGAGATTTCCGGCGAACATGTCGAACTTGACCGGGCCTGGCGGTCCGGCAATCAGGCGAAAGCCCGCGAAATTTACGTCAAGACGCTGCCGCTTCTGGCACTTCAGGCGGTTTACCGGATGCGATTGACCAAACACGTCATGATCCGGCGTGGCGTCCTGGAAAACACGATTGTTCGCGCGCCAACGCCTGAGCTTGATGAATTGGCCACCGCAGATATTGACGCGAACCTGCTGGAATTGGGGATAATAAGCCGTCAGGAGGATCTGATTGCCTGA
- a CDS encoding carbohydrate ABC transporter permease encodes MRLVPKLDLARPSRRYILGYLLLAPALIMVAAIIIYPLLISLDLSFQNVKLARIGAARKPFTLGNYEKLLFSPDFWMACWVTLKLVLVVASACLVIGLGSALLVNNRFKGRTMARLLMALPWAVPEVIAVVIFAWIFDSSFGFLSWLFIQIGLADEMITWVSDPSAAFWAVALTMIWKGFPFVSIMTLAGLQSIPEDYYAAAKVDGASVFQRFRWITLPSLVPVLGVTLVLVVLWVFRDFSIIKVLTDGGPLKATTTLSIMTYDQAFGFFKFGYASAIGVVTLVICIVASLLMLRREDKSLM; translated from the coding sequence ATGAGACTTGTACCAAAGCTCGATCTCGCCCGACCAAGCCGCCGGTATATCTTGGGGTATCTGTTGCTGGCACCGGCCCTGATCATGGTCGCGGCGATCATCATCTATCCGCTGCTAATTTCGTTGGATCTGTCCTTTCAAAACGTGAAACTGGCGCGCATCGGTGCGGCGCGCAAGCCGTTCACCCTCGGGAATTACGAAAAACTTCTCTTTTCGCCAGACTTCTGGATGGCCTGTTGGGTCACGCTGAAACTGGTTCTGGTGGTGGCCTCCGCCTGCCTCGTGATCGGGCTGGGCTCGGCACTATTGGTCAACAACCGTTTCAAGGGCCGCACAATGGCACGCCTTTTGATGGCTTTGCCCTGGGCGGTGCCAGAAGTGATCGCCGTGGTGATATTCGCCTGGATCTTTGACAGTTCGTTCGGGTTTCTCAGTTGGCTGTTCATCCAGATCGGGCTGGCCGACGAAATGATCACCTGGGTCTCAGATCCGTCCGCCGCCTTCTGGGCGGTGGCCCTGACGATGATCTGGAAGGGCTTTCCCTTCGTGTCAATCATGACGCTGGCCGGGCTGCAATCGATCCCCGAGGACTACTACGCCGCCGCAAAGGTGGACGGTGCCAGCGTCTTTCAACGGTTTCGCTGGATCACACTGCCGTCGCTTGTTCCGGTGCTTGGCGTCACGCTGGTCTTGGTGGTGCTTTGGGTCTTCCGCGACTTCTCGATCATCAAGGTCCTGACCGATGGCGGACCGCTGAAGGCGACGACAACGTTGTCGATCATGACCTACGATCAGGCGTTCGGGTTCTTCAAGTTCGGCTACGCCTCGGCCATCGGGGTTGTGACCCTGGTCATCTGCATCGTTGCATCGCTTTTGATGCTGCGCCGCGAAGACAAGTCGTTGATGTAG